A stretch of Aerococcus urinaehominis DNA encodes these proteins:
- a CDS encoding IS256 family transposase yields MAQLNITLNLEEITEAVLNSDMDQMMKSLTVTIFNAYMQAEREEFINAKRYERTDDRKDYRNGSYKRNFKTKVGTVELDVPRTRSGEFDTKLFDKYQRMDKAFVAVLTEMYINGVSTRRIKKVVETLCGEGVSKSFVSSVNKNLDPAVFEFKGRSLTHTNFRYVYVDAMYIKVRENHRSVSKGVYIAQGINDDNRREIIGFMIADNESEENWKNFFLDLKARGLTKPTLIISDAHKGLKSAISNQFLGTTWQRCTVHFLRNILAHFPKKDCSHERSLLKRIFNADSQQRARELKFEFVEYVSGNEKYDKAVNTLEEGFEDAIPYLLEPTPYRVSLKTTNSLERLNREIRRREKVVGLFPNIEAAERLIGSVLLDLHEYWETCPHKFFNNIV; encoded by the coding sequence ATGGCTCAACTAAATATTACCCTAAACTTAGAAGAAATTACAGAGGCAGTTCTAAACAGTGATATGGATCAGATGATGAAGTCCCTAACTGTAACCATCTTTAATGCCTATATGCAAGCAGAGCGTGAGGAATTTATTAATGCTAAGCGCTATGAGCGCACAGATGACCGGAAAGATTATCGTAATGGCTCCTATAAAAGAAACTTTAAAACAAAGGTAGGGACTGTTGAACTGGATGTCCCTCGGACACGATCAGGAGAATTTGATACCAAGCTATTCGATAAATATCAACGTATGGACAAGGCCTTTGTGGCTGTTTTAACCGAAATGTATATTAATGGGGTCTCAACACGCCGTATTAAGAAGGTTGTTGAAACACTCTGTGGCGAAGGTGTTTCTAAATCATTTGTCTCTTCAGTAAATAAAAACTTGGACCCTGCTGTTTTCGAATTTAAAGGGCGTTCCCTAACACATACGAATTTTCGATATGTTTATGTCGATGCCATGTATATTAAAGTTCGCGAAAACCATCGTTCTGTCTCTAAAGGTGTTTATATTGCTCAGGGTATTAACGATGATAATCGTCGCGAAATTATCGGCTTTATGATTGCTGATAATGAATCAGAAGAAAACTGGAAGAACTTCTTCCTTGATTTAAAGGCCAGAGGCCTAACTAAACCAACATTAATTATATCTGACGCCCACAAGGGACTAAAATCAGCGATTAGTAATCAATTTTTAGGCACTACCTGGCAACGGTGTACGGTTCATTTTCTACGTAATATTTTAGCTCATTTTCCAAAAAAGGATTGCAGTCATGAGAGAAGTCTTCTAAAGAGAATATTTAATGCTGATAGTCAACAAAGAGCGCGAGAGTTAAAATTTGAATTTGTAGAATACGTTAGTGGCAATGAGAAATATGACAAAGCTGTTAATACGCTAGAGGAAGGCTTCGAAGATGCTATCCCATACTTATTAGAACCCACACCTTATCGCGTTTCACTGAAAACAACTAACAGTCTAGAAAGGCTAAATCGAGAAATTAGAAGAAGAGAGAAAGTTGTCGGCCTCTTTCCTAATATAGAGGCTGCGGAGCGACTTATAGGAAGTGTATTGCTTGATTTGCATGAATATTGGGAGACATGTCCTCATAAATTCTTTAATAACATAGTCTAA
- a CDS encoding zinc ribbon domain-containing protein YjdM — protein sequence MSDMPNCPNCESDLTYHDGQNFVCPMCGHEWAEAEEAASEDAVDQAPVVRDANGNVLQDGDTVIVIKDLKLSASQTIKQGTKVTGIRLVEEPVNGHDIDCRIKGIGAVMLKSEFVKK from the coding sequence ATGTCAGATATGCCTAATTGCCCGAATTGTGAGTCAGACTTGACCTACCACGATGGCCAAAATTTTGTCTGCCCCATGTGTGGTCATGAATGGGCAGAAGCTGAGGAGGCCGCCAGTGAAGACGCGGTTGACCAAGCGCCGGTGGTTAGAGATGCCAACGGTAATGTATTACAAGATGGGGACACCGTGATTGTCATCAAGGACCTCAAATTATCCGCCAGCCAAACCATTAAGCAAGGCACTAAAGTGACCGGCATTCGTTTGGTGGAAGAACCGGTTAACGGCCACGATATCGACTGCCGCATTAAAGGCATCGGCGCCGTCATGCTCAAGTCAGAATTCGTTAAGAAATAA